A DNA window from Paenibacillus andongensis contains the following coding sequences:
- a CDS encoding DUF2621 domain-containing protein: MANDFFMWFIIFWVCVLLLFMSIGGYFMFRKFLKVLPKEDGKSKLDWQNHYVDSSRHLWTEDSKAFLDQLVSPVPTAFRDIAKHSIAARIGQVALEAQANEVTRDHCIQGYILATPRRDYKSLTSFLEKQEIDYSAHKHLLQ, translated from the coding sequence ATGGCAAATGATTTTTTCATGTGGTTCATCATTTTCTGGGTATGTGTCCTGCTTTTGTTCATGTCCATTGGCGGTTATTTCATGTTCCGGAAGTTCCTTAAGGTGCTGCCCAAGGAAGATGGCAAATCGAAGCTGGATTGGCAAAATCATTATGTGGATAGTTCGCGGCACTTATGGACTGAGGACTCCAAAGCATTTCTTGATCAATTGGTATCACCTGTTCCGACAGCCTTTAGAGATATTGCCAAACATTCCATCGCAGCTCGTATTGGACAGGTTGCTTTAGAGGCGCAAGCAAATGAAGTAACACGTGACCACTGTATTCAGGGTTACATTCTTGCAACACCGCGGCGAGACTATAAGAGCTTGACTAGCTTTCTCGAAAAGCAGGAGATTGACTATAGTGCGCATAAGCATTTGCTGCAATAA
- the purU gene encoding formyltetrahydrofolate deformylase: protein MEQGSTNNLLRKESVMENRARMLISCPDQPGIVAAVSQFLFEYGANIVQSDQYTMDPEGGMFFIRIEFDLTELGSRVDQLRKDFSVVADKFSMDWSLSLASHKKRIAIFVSKEDHALLELLWHWRAGDLNADIAMVISNHPDMQSLVEPFGIPYHHIPVTADTKAEAERRQLEVVGDNVDAIVLARYMQIVSPSFIKHYANRIINIHHSFLPAFVGGKPYAQAHNRGVKIIGATAHYVTDELDGGPIIEQDVQRVSHRDNVEDLKRIGRHIERIVLARAVAWHVEDRIIVHNNKTVVFN, encoded by the coding sequence ATGGAACAGGGAAGTACGAATAACTTATTACGCAAGGAGAGCGTAATGGAGAATAGGGCGAGAATGCTGATCTCTTGTCCGGATCAGCCGGGAATCGTCGCGGCGGTCTCGCAATTTTTGTTTGAATATGGTGCGAATATCGTACAATCCGATCAATACACAATGGATCCTGAAGGCGGCATGTTTTTCATCCGGATCGAGTTCGATTTAACGGAGCTTGGGAGTCGGGTTGACCAGTTGAGAAAGGATTTCTCTGTCGTTGCGGACAAGTTCTCCATGGATTGGAGCCTTTCTCTTGCCAGCCACAAGAAGCGCATCGCTATTTTCGTATCGAAGGAAGATCATGCTTTACTTGAACTGCTTTGGCACTGGCGTGCAGGAGATCTCAACGCAGATATCGCGATGGTCATTAGTAACCATCCGGACATGCAGTCGCTGGTCGAGCCTTTCGGAATTCCTTATCACCATATTCCGGTTACCGCAGATACGAAGGCAGAAGCCGAGCGTCGTCAGCTTGAAGTCGTTGGAGACAATGTGGATGCGATCGTATTGGCTCGCTATATGCAGATCGTTTCGCCTTCATTTATTAAACACTACGCTAACCGTATTATTAATATCCATCACTCCTTCTTGCCTGCCTTTGTCGGCGGGAAGCCTTATGCGCAAGCGCATAATCGAGGGGTGAAAATCATAGGCGCTACCGCACATTATGTGACCGATGAATTGGATGGCGGCCCGATTATTGAACAAGACGTTCAAAGGGTAAGCCACCGTGATAACGTCGAAGATTTGAAGAGAATCGGTCGACATATTGAACGGATCGTCCTTGCAAGAGCGGTAGCATGGCATGTAGAAGATCGAATTATTGTGCATAATAATAAGACAGTTGTATTTAACTAA
- the tkt gene encoding transketolase encodes MTVTNKTIEQLAVDTIRTLGIDAVEKAKSGHPGMVMGAAPMAYVLWKQHMKHNPSNPKWVNRDRFVLSAGHGSMLLYSLLHLCGYDLPMEEIKNFRQWGSKTPGHPEYGHTAGVDATTGPLGQGIGMAVGMAMAEAHLRETYNKENFPVIDHYTYAICGDGDMMEGVSSEAVSLAAHLKLGKLIMLYDSNDISLDGELNMAFSENVEKRFEAYGWQVLRVEEQNDLAAISKAIAEAKADTTRPTLIEVKTTIGFGSPNKGGKGGHVGPHGSPLGGEEVKLTKQAYGWPEEPDFLVPDEVRAHYAEIQKEGAAAEQAWSNLLNDYIKAYPELGNQFSAAVNNELPAGWDADLPVYSTSDKPMATRVASGNAINAIAPNLPQLIGGSADLASSNNTMIKGESNYSASNYAGRNLWFGVREFGMGTAMNGMALHGGVKVYGATFFVFSDYLRASIRLAALMQLPVIYVLTHDSIAVGEDGPTHEPVEQLPALRVIPGITVIRPADGNETSEAWRYAISQAKGPVALVLTRQNLPILEGTVQGAKENLSKGGYVVSDAANGKPDAQILATGSEVQLAVAAQKLLEADGINVRVVSLPSLELFEKQSKEYKDSVILPEVKKRLAVEMAYPLGWERYVGDQGSILGISTFGASAPGDLVLKEYGFYPENVAARVKALLS; translated from the coding sequence ATGACAGTAACAAACAAAACAATTGAACAATTAGCGGTCGACACGATCCGTACTTTGGGTATCGATGCCGTTGAGAAAGCCAAATCAGGTCACCCAGGTATGGTCATGGGGGCTGCTCCAATGGCTTACGTGCTGTGGAAGCAGCATATGAAGCACAATCCATCTAATCCTAAATGGGTCAATCGTGACCGCTTTGTGCTTTCTGCTGGCCACGGATCCATGCTGCTATACAGCCTGCTTCACCTTTGCGGATACGACCTGCCAATGGAAGAGATCAAAAACTTCCGCCAATGGGGAAGCAAAACGCCAGGGCATCCGGAATACGGTCATACAGCAGGTGTTGACGCAACGACGGGTCCACTTGGACAAGGTATTGGTATGGCAGTTGGTATGGCTATGGCGGAAGCTCACCTGAGAGAGACTTACAATAAAGAGAATTTCCCTGTAATCGATCACTATACATACGCAATCTGTGGTGATGGCGATATGATGGAAGGCGTTTCATCTGAAGCGGTTTCCTTGGCTGCTCACCTTAAATTGGGCAAATTAATCATGCTGTACGATTCCAATGATATCTCGCTGGATGGCGAGCTAAATATGGCATTTTCCGAGAACGTTGAGAAGCGTTTTGAAGCATACGGTTGGCAAGTGCTGCGCGTAGAAGAGCAGAATGATCTTGCGGCGATTTCCAAAGCCATTGCTGAAGCGAAAGCTGATACAACGCGCCCAACTTTGATTGAAGTGAAAACGACAATCGGTTTCGGCAGCCCGAACAAAGGCGGCAAAGGCGGACACGTTGGACCTCACGGTTCTCCGCTTGGCGGCGAAGAAGTGAAGCTGACGAAGCAAGCTTACGGCTGGCCAGAAGAGCCGGACTTCTTAGTTCCGGACGAAGTTAGAGCGCACTACGCAGAAATTCAAAAAGAAGGCGCTGCAGCTGAACAAGCTTGGAGCAACCTGTTGAATGACTACATCAAAGCATATCCAGAACTCGGTAACCAGTTCAGCGCGGCTGTGAATAATGAATTGCCAGCAGGCTGGGACGCAGATCTTCCGGTTTACAGCACATCAGACAAGCCAATGGCTACTCGTGTTGCTTCCGGTAATGCAATCAACGCGATTGCACCTAATTTGCCGCAATTGATTGGTGGCTCCGCGGATCTGGCAAGCTCCAACAACACCATGATCAAAGGCGAATCCAACTACAGCGCTAGCAACTATGCAGGCCGCAATTTATGGTTTGGTGTTCGTGAATTCGGTATGGGTACAGCGATGAACGGTATGGCTCTGCATGGCGGTGTTAAAGTTTATGGAGCTACATTCTTCGTATTCTCCGACTACCTGCGTGCATCGATTCGTCTGGCAGCACTTATGCAGCTTCCGGTTATCTACGTTCTGACACATGACAGTATCGCTGTTGGTGAAGATGGACCGACGCATGAGCCGGTTGAACAACTGCCAGCGCTTCGCGTCATTCCGGGCATCACCGTTATTCGCCCTGCAGATGGGAACGAAACATCAGAAGCATGGCGATATGCAATTTCTCAAGCTAAGGGGCCAGTTGCTCTCGTATTGACTCGTCAAAACCTGCCGATTCTTGAAGGAACTGTTCAAGGCGCGAAAGAAAACCTAAGCAAAGGCGGGTACGTTGTATCCGATGCAGCGAACGGCAAGCCGGATGCACAAATTCTGGCAACAGGTTCCGAAGTACAATTGGCTGTCGCGGCGCAAAAGCTTCTTGAAGCCGATGGCATTAACGTTCGTGTCGTCAGCTTGCCAAGCTTGGAGCTGTTCGAGAAACAGTCCAAAGAATATAAAGACTCTGTCATTCTGCCAGAAGTGAAGAAGCGTCTAGCTGTCGAGATGGCTTACCCACTTGGTTGGGAACGTTACGTTGGCGACCAAGGATCCATCCTGGGTATCTCTACATTTGGAGCATCCGCACCAGGGGATTTGGTTCTCAAAGAGTACGGATTCTACCCAGAGAACGTAGCAGCTAGAGTGAAAGCTCTATTGTCGTAA
- a CDS encoding anti-repressor SinI family protein: MNRINQVDTEEFDVEWVNLIMSARKMGLTMEDIRAFLRSPFQPTINSLSTENDRFMSSKGFITQSS, from the coding sequence GTGAATCGGATTAATCAAGTAGATACCGAAGAATTTGATGTGGAGTGGGTCAATCTTATTATGAGCGCACGTAAGATGGGTCTTACGATGGAAGATATCCGCGCATTCCTAAGAAGCCCCTTCCAACCCACGATAAATTCACTTTCAACAGAAAATGATCGTTTCATGTCCTCGAAAGGATTCATCACACAATCTTCATAG
- a CDS encoding helix-turn-helix domain-containing protein: MKYGDRIALLREKRGLTQEELSNKIGISRAALSHYETNRREPDYETINKIANFFNVTVDYLLGRTDQPQTVLDHDVREFVEHLDLTDESILKKFSLTVDGRVLTPEEAKRFIAFVRAERSLE, encoded by the coding sequence CTGAAATATGGAGATCGCATTGCCCTTTTACGCGAAAAAAGAGGATTAACGCAAGAAGAACTTTCCAATAAAATTGGCATATCTAGAGCAGCCCTTTCTCACTACGAAACCAATCGACGTGAACCGGACTATGAAACGATTAACAAGATCGCCAATTTTTTTAATGTTACTGTTGATTATTTGCTTGGCCGGACTGACCAGCCGCAAACGGTTCTTGATCATGATGTTAGAGAGTTCGTCGAGCATCTCGATTTAACGGATGAGAGCATTTTGAAAAAGTTTTCATTAACCGTGGATGGTCGAGTTCTGACCCCAGAGGAAGCAAAACGATTCATCGCTTTTGTAAGAGCTGAGCGTTCCTTGGAGTAG
- a CDS encoding pyrimidine/purine nucleoside phosphorylase, translating into MSSFENVTVLTKANVYFDGKVTSRTVQFADGTKKTLGILLPGEYEFGTDVKEIMEIQAGELNVLLPGSSEWITISGQGEFTVPANAKFKLEVKTVSDYICSYIHE; encoded by the coding sequence ATGTCTAGCTTTGAAAATGTAACTGTATTAACGAAAGCCAACGTTTATTTCGACGGTAAAGTAACTAGCCGCACCGTTCAATTCGCTGATGGCACCAAAAAAACACTCGGCATTTTGCTCCCGGGTGAGTACGAATTCGGAACCGATGTGAAAGAAATCATGGAAATCCAAGCTGGAGAGTTGAACGTATTGCTTCCAGGCAGCAGCGAATGGATTACTATTAGTGGCCAAGGTGAATTCACTGTTCCTGCCAATGCAAAATTCAAGCTCGAAGTGAAAACAGTTAGTGATTATATTTGCTCTTATATTCATGAGTAA
- a CDS encoding deoxyribonuclease IV codes for MPKIGSHVSFSDKGLLNAAEEAVTYGSSTFMIYTGAPQNTRRKPIEEQFIEEGKAVMEKHAMNEIVVHAPYIINLGSYKDDTFELAVRFLQEEIRRTDYIGVRNIVLHPGAYTDKDAEYGIARIAEGLNEVLAGVKDTNVNIALETMAGKGTEIGRSFEELAEIMEQVEFNNKLSVCLDTCHIHDAGYDIVNDLDGVLHHFDKVIGLEKLGVIHLNDSKNPRGASKDRHAPLGSGWIGFEAMNNVANHEKLQHLPMILETPWIGKEDKSQRPMYEAEIALLSGNLNGRFGSEFLDHVERIDFLLAKKEIHHRDFVLNTWELLKNDAKAKKADGREPLERLYDILHEENLFSDLSEEQINQRLIVWLAGKDILKKA; via the coding sequence ATGCCCAAAATTGGCTCGCACGTTTCGTTCTCAGATAAAGGCTTGTTAAATGCAGCAGAAGAGGCAGTCACATACGGTTCTTCCACATTTATGATATACACAGGTGCCCCGCAAAATACGCGCCGCAAACCGATTGAAGAGCAATTTATCGAAGAAGGTAAGGCTGTGATGGAGAAGCATGCGATGAACGAAATCGTTGTACATGCTCCCTACATTATTAATCTAGGTTCTTATAAAGACGATACCTTTGAGCTAGCTGTACGTTTCCTTCAGGAAGAAATTCGTCGGACAGACTATATTGGCGTTCGCAATATCGTTCTTCATCCTGGGGCTTACACAGACAAAGATGCGGAGTATGGCATTGCCAGAATCGCGGAAGGTCTGAACGAAGTACTTGCAGGAGTTAAAGATACGAATGTGAACATCGCGCTGGAAACAATGGCTGGCAAAGGGACGGAGATTGGCCGCAGCTTTGAGGAATTAGCTGAAATTATGGAACAAGTAGAGTTCAACAACAAATTATCCGTTTGTTTGGACACTTGCCATATTCATGACGCTGGGTATGATATTGTGAACGACCTTGACGGCGTTCTGCATCATTTCGACAAAGTAATCGGTCTAGAAAAGCTTGGTGTTATTCACTTGAATGATAGTAAAAATCCTCGCGGAGCCAGCAAGGACCGTCATGCGCCTCTTGGCTCAGGTTGGATTGGTTTTGAGGCTATGAATAATGTTGCCAACCATGAGAAGCTGCAGCATTTGCCTATGATTCTTGAGACTCCTTGGATCGGTAAAGAAGACAAATCACAGCGGCCGATGTACGAAGCAGAAATAGCGCTGTTGTCCGGTAACCTTAATGGACGTTTTGGCAGCGAATTCTTGGATCATGTAGAGCGAATTGACTTTTTGTTAGCCAAAAAAGAGATTCATCACCGTGATTTCGTTCTGAATACTTGGGAATTGTTGAAAAATGATGCCAAAGCCAAGAAAGCGGACGGACGTGAGCCGCTGGAGCGATTGTATGATATTCTACACGAAGAGAATCTTTTCTCTGATCTTAGCGAGGAGCAGATTAATCAACGATTGATCGTTTGGCTCGCAGGTAAAGATATACTCAAGAAGGCTTAA
- a CDS encoding helix-turn-helix domain-containing protein has protein sequence MITMIGQNISSIRKQRGYTLSELSERTGISKSYLSNIERNLKQNPSIHVMEKIALVLKVDLKTLLKIAADAETNQQLDQEWMDFISDLKQSGIDKERIHEFKILIEFMKWNNDKIK, from the coding sequence ATGATAACCATGATCGGTCAAAACATTTCAAGTATCCGTAAGCAAAGGGGGTATACGTTGTCCGAGCTTTCAGAGCGGACCGGTATTTCCAAGTCTTATTTAAGTAACATTGAAAGAAATTTAAAACAGAACCCTTCTATTCATGTCATGGAAAAAATAGCGCTGGTTTTAAAAGTAGACTTGAAAACGCTATTAAAAATTGCCGCTGATGCGGAAACTAACCAACAGCTTGATCAAGAGTGGATGGATTTTATATCCGATTTGAAGCAGTCAGGCATTGATAAGGAACGGATTCATGAATTTAAAATTTTAATTGAGTTTATGAAGTGGAACAATGATAAAATTAAATAA
- a CDS encoding tyrosine-type recombinase/integrase yields MQVVQPIREQEKIEQIQAVLKEQSIRDWLLFTIGINSGLHLSDLLSLKVSDVKDRSVVSIKEEKTGKAKTFQLSPQLKTYIEEYIQYMDGDAYLFPSQRTGNPIKRIRVYRILNEAAKQVGLNDIGTHTLRKTYGYHYYLRTKNVSVLRDLFNQSAPSVTLKYIGVKE; encoded by the coding sequence ATGCAGGTTGTTCAACCGATTAGAGAACAAGAGAAAATCGAACAGATACAGGCCGTATTGAAAGAACAATCGATTCGGGACTGGCTTCTTTTCACTATTGGGATTAATTCAGGGCTTCATCTGAGCGATCTATTGTCTTTGAAAGTGAGCGATGTGAAGGATCGGAGTGTAGTCAGCATCAAGGAAGAAAAAACGGGTAAAGCAAAGACGTTTCAACTTTCTCCACAGCTTAAAACTTATATTGAAGAATATATCCAATATATGGATGGTGATGCTTATTTATTTCCATCCCAACGAACGGGGAATCCGATCAAAAGAATCCGTGTTTACCGTATTTTAAATGAAGCGGCCAAGCAAGTTGGACTAAACGACATAGGTACACACACACTTCGAAAAACATACGGCTATCATTATTACCTAAGAACGAAAAACGTTTCGGTCCTCAGAGACTTATTCAATCAATCGGCTCCATCAGTGACTTTAAAGTACATTGGCGTGAAGGAATAG
- a CDS encoding ArpU family phage packaging/lysis transcriptional regulator: MVERILHIEQEQIDRRATRKQVEDVLETVRMYRLIGYVRRERGAISGSNQVLKVKEQAAVYLSDTEEQLVGLCAEVEQALLLLDELEREMISKRYLQRDKLFDFLLFHELNLSERTYRRVKAKAIAKLAYMLRLEVILS, translated from the coding sequence ATGGTGGAACGTATTTTACACATAGAGCAAGAACAAATTGATCGTCGGGCAACGCGCAAGCAGGTGGAAGATGTACTCGAAACGGTTCGTATGTACCGGTTGATCGGGTATGTGCGGAGAGAGAGAGGAGCGATTTCGGGCTCGAATCAGGTGCTCAAGGTGAAGGAACAGGCAGCTGTGTACCTGTCCGATACGGAGGAACAACTGGTTGGATTATGCGCTGAGGTAGAGCAGGCATTGTTGCTGCTTGATGAACTTGAACGGGAAATGATCAGCAAACGTTATTTGCAAAGGGACAAGTTGTTCGATTTCTTACTGTTTCATGAGCTGAATTTGAGCGAGCGCACGTATCGCCGGGTAAAGGCTAAGGCGATAGCTAAGCTGGCTTACATGCTGCGGCTAGAGGTGATTCTTTCTTAA
- a CDS encoding metallophosphoesterase, translated as MKNIRINRRTFLKKSLFAMESLALLIGVSGLYGIFGERYWIQSTTVRLAYRRYPASFEGVRIVQFSDTHIGKYYSLEQMNKVVDLLQRQKPDIICFTGDLFDSKYGEVSDEVIPILLRLRAEMGKFAVLGNHDMRLDANRVKDVLERSGFTVLVNESRSIKRGNGRIQVVGIDEMFYGKPDLPLALKGVKKDDFVLLLAHEPDFADTSLASQVDLQLSGHSHGGQIRIPLYGSIFTPDLGQKYPIGLYAFEGSEFHVYTNRGIGTTLFPIRFNCRPEITVFVLETKAINT; from the coding sequence GTGAAGAATATTCGCATAAATCGCAGGACGTTTCTTAAAAAAAGTCTGTTTGCGATGGAATCCTTAGCCCTATTAATTGGAGTTAGCGGATTATACGGCATCTTCGGAGAGAGGTATTGGATCCAGTCGACAACGGTTCGTCTGGCGTACCGTCGTTATCCTGCATCATTTGAGGGCGTGCGTATTGTTCAATTCAGTGATACGCATATCGGCAAGTATTATAGTCTGGAACAGATGAACAAAGTAGTTGATCTGCTGCAGCGGCAAAAACCTGACATCATCTGCTTTACAGGTGATTTATTTGATTCCAAGTACGGTGAAGTGAGTGATGAGGTGATTCCGATCCTATTGCGGCTCCGAGCAGAAATGGGTAAATTTGCAGTGCTCGGCAATCATGATATGCGACTGGATGCCAATCGAGTAAAGGATGTACTCGAGCGATCCGGCTTTACCGTCTTAGTTAACGAAAGCCGATCTATTAAACGTGGAAATGGACGCATACAGGTGGTCGGAATAGACGAAATGTTCTATGGTAAACCGGATTTGCCTTTAGCCTTGAAAGGTGTAAAGAAGGACGATTTCGTGCTGCTGCTTGCGCATGAGCCAGACTTCGCAGATACGTCACTGGCAAGCCAAGTCGATTTGCAGCTCTCTGGTCACAGCCATGGCGGACAGATTAGGATTCCATTGTATGGGAGTATATTCACGCCGGACCTAGGACAAAAGTACCCTATTGGCTTGTACGCCTTTGAAGGAAGCGAGTTCCACGTTTATACAAATCGCGGAATAGGTACAACGTTATTTCCAATTCGGTTCAATTGTCGACCAGAAATTACGGTGTTTGTCCTGGAAACGAAGGCCATAAACACATAA
- a CDS encoding ImmA/IrrE family metallo-endopeptidase, with amino-acid sequence MEAFVLFTHYQTTPLEQWVEALYLQHDITEPTQLSMTSLAAKLNIWVYAMDMSSMAVENNGQFSINVDRRLSAKEQWEDFLHELCHVLRHSGNQMIMPDRYVDWQEQDASAFQLYAAIPISMLKKLPLPEQKNEMIALLSEEFQVTHRLAAARIEQIQRRVLQGILDHEYQLFTQSQASKYNPDNWSDATRLIMDKLEHLKQKGAPSDG; translated from the coding sequence ATGGAGGCGTTTGTCCTGTTCACTCACTACCAAACCACCCCTCTGGAACAATGGGTCGAAGCTTTATATCTCCAACATGATATCACAGAGCCAACTCAGCTAAGCATGACTAGTTTGGCTGCTAAACTGAATATTTGGGTTTATGCGATGGATATGAGCAGCATGGCTGTTGAAAATAACGGACAATTCAGCATCAATGTAGACCGGCGATTATCTGCCAAAGAGCAGTGGGAAGACTTCCTTCATGAGCTTTGTCATGTGCTTCGCCATTCCGGCAACCAAATGATCATGCCAGATCGCTATGTCGATTGGCAGGAGCAGGACGCATCGGCCTTCCAGCTTTACGCGGCAATACCTATTTCTATGCTAAAGAAACTGCCGCTGCCCGAGCAAAAGAACGAAATGATTGCCCTTCTCTCCGAAGAATTTCAAGTAACCCATCGGCTTGCAGCAGCGCGCATTGAACAAATTCAACGGCGCGTCCTACAAGGCATTTTGGATCATGAATACCAACTGTTTACACAAAGCCAAGCTAGCAAGTACAATCCAGACAATTGGTCCGATGCCACTCGTCTTATCATGGACAAGCTGGAGCATCTGAAGCAAAAAGGAGCACCCTCTGATGGCTAA
- a CDS encoding helix-turn-helix transcriptional regulator, with the protein MKDMVQFGIRIRHLRQQNNFSLRELGERSGVSYSFINSIENNRFNPSRETVIALADALTSSEKDDLLLLAGFAPTEEVALEGPFGPSSSAEVDDPEVSLFFKDFKNAPKERRDEMLRFWNFIKEQQMTRNPDS; encoded by the coding sequence ATGAAAGATATGGTGCAATTCGGCATTCGAATCCGGCATTTGCGTCAGCAGAACAATTTCTCCCTTAGAGAACTCGGAGAAAGATCCGGTGTCAGTTATTCGTTTATTAACTCCATAGAAAATAACCGCTTCAATCCATCCAGGGAAACGGTTATCGCCTTAGCCGATGCACTTACTAGCTCGGAGAAGGATGATCTTCTACTGCTCGCAGGATTTGCTCCAACGGAAGAAGTGGCGCTAGAAGGACCATTTGGCCCGAGCAGTTCCGCGGAAGTCGATGATCCTGAAGTCAGTTTATTTTTCAAAGATTTCAAAAATGCGCCCAAAGAGCGCAGGGACGAAATGCTTCGCTTCTGGAACTTCATCAAAGAACAGCAGATGACCCGCAATCCGGACAGTTAG
- a CDS encoding minor capsid protein: MINMANQLALYLQFEGVGTLGRDMFVDSVPQTPDEAIWLTHVGGNAEFKLDAPGSWRKLSLHVRSATSAGAQDYIWSTMNRLLNPVDGVIEVDGQTYTVQITTLPAVQDKDAAGRCIIKSVLILRQVKPVQEAWLKAICVFTEAALGSRFRLAVARIPWIQRYVST, from the coding sequence ATGATTAACATGGCTAATCAACTAGCGCTATATCTTCAGTTTGAAGGTGTGGGAACACTCGGGAGAGACATGTTCGTGGACAGTGTTCCGCAGACCCCTGATGAGGCCATCTGGCTCACCCACGTTGGTGGCAACGCAGAGTTCAAGCTGGACGCGCCGGGTAGCTGGCGCAAGCTGAGCTTACATGTGAGAAGCGCGACATCGGCGGGGGCGCAAGATTACATCTGGAGTACTATGAACAGGCTGCTCAACCCAGTGGACGGTGTCATCGAGGTGGACGGGCAAACCTACACAGTGCAAATTACTACGTTGCCTGCTGTGCAGGACAAGGATGCGGCAGGGAGGTGCATCATAAAATCTGTTCTGATCCTTCGGCAAGTAAAGCCTGTGCAAGAAGCTTGGCTGAAGGCTATATGCGTATTTACGGAAGCGGCTTTAGGCTCGCGCTTTAGGCTCGCAGTGGCGCGTATACCGTGGATTCAACGGTACGTGTCGACCTAG
- a CDS encoding helix-turn-helix domain-containing protein: MIGKRVQQLRKEKGLSLTELAERAGVAKSYISSLERDIQKNPSIQFLEKIAAVLKVPVDRLIDDQEEMAANDRELDPEWYEIIKEAMTSGVDKQQFREFLDFNKWRMKRPNDE; this comes from the coding sequence ATGATTGGAAAACGTGTTCAACAATTGAGGAAAGAGAAGGGTCTGTCTCTTACAGAACTGGCAGAACGTGCTGGGGTTGCTAAGTCTTATATTAGCAGCTTGGAGCGGGATATTCAGAAGAATCCTTCGATTCAGTTTCTTGAGAAAATTGCAGCTGTTCTGAAAGTACCCGTCGATAGGCTAATTGATGACCAAGAAGAGATGGCTGCTAATGACCGTGAGCTCGATCCGGAATGGTATGAGATCATTAAGGAAGCCATGACTTCTGGGGTTGACAAGCAGCAGTTTCGGGAGTTTCTGGATTTCAATAAATGGAGAATGAAACGTCCAAACGACGAATAG